The Argentina anserina chromosome 3, drPotAnse1.1, whole genome shotgun sequence genome includes a region encoding these proteins:
- the LOC126786129 gene encoding DNA replication licensing factor MCM6 isoform X2 codes for MEAFGGFLVDEKAVRVENIFLDFLRSFRLGGEGEVYYEAEIEAMINNESSTMFIDFSHVMAFNNLLQKAISDEFLRFEAYLKNACKRFVMERRSNAMPDDVNKDINVAFCNLPASKRLRELTTAEIGKLVSVKGVVTRTSEVRPELLQGTFKCLDCGGVIKNVEQQNKYTEPTICVNATCQNRARWALLRQESKFADWQRVRMQETSKEIPAGSLPRSLDVIIRHEIVEKARAGDTVIFTGTVVVIPDILALSAPGERSEVSRQASQRSNGATGQEGVRGLRALGVRDLSYRLAFIANSVQISDGRQDTNIRNRKKDAEDDDNQQFTAEEQDEVQRMRNTPDFFNKIVDSIAPTVFGHQDIKRAILLMLLGGVHKCTHEGINLRGDINVCIVGDPSCAKSQFLKYAAGIVPRSVYTSGKSSSAAGLTATVAKEPETGEFCIEAGALMLADNGICCIDEFDKMDVRDQVAIHEAMEQQTISITKAGIQATLNARTSILAAANPTGGRYDKSKPLKYNVALPPPILSRFDLVYVMIDDPDDQTDYHIAHHIVRVHQKREEALNPTFTTAQLKRYITYAKTLKPKLNSDARKLLVDSYVALRRGDTAPGSRVAYRMTVRQLEALIRLSEAIARSYLELQVKPHHVRLAVRLLKTSIISVESSEIDLSEFEDSRDNVEGNDNGNNGTYHGDDDGNNGTDHGDNDGNNGTGPGGDQTTNGRASVNGGGAGSATQPGKKLIISDEYFQRVTQALIMRLRQHEEDIRQSGTGLAGMRQRDLIQWYVSQQNEKNNYDFVEEAAAEISKIKAIIESLIRREGHLIVLDDERPAAEGEGPPQPPLSRNDRILAVAPNYVID; via the exons aTGGAAGCCTTCGGCGGATTCTTGGTGGACGAGAAGGCGGTTCGGGTCGAGAACATCTTCCTCGACTTCCTCCGCAGCTTCCGCCTCGGCGGCGAAGGCGAGGTCTACTATGAGGCCGAGATCGAAGCCATGATCAACAACGAGTCCTCCACCATGTTCATCGACTTCTCTCACGTCATGGCCTTCAACAACCTCCTCCAGAAGGCCATTTCCGACGAGTTCTTGAG GTTCGAGGCGTATTTGAAGAACGCGTGCAAGAGATTCGTGATGGAGCGGCGGTCTAATGCGATGCCGGATGACGTCAACAAGGACATCAATGTGGCCTTCTGCAATCTTCCGGCGTCGAAGAG GTTGAGGGAATTGACGACGGCGGAGATAGGGAAGCTGGTGTCGGTGAAAGGAGTGGTGACGAGGACGAGTGAGGTGCGGCCGGAGCTTCTGCAGGGGACTTTTAAGTGCTTGGATTGTGGAGGTGTTATTAAGAATGTTGAACAGCAGAATAAGTACACTGAG CCGACTATTTGTGTCAATGCCACTTGCCAAAATAGAGCAAGGTGGGCATTGCTTCGGCAAGAGAGCAAATTTGCGGATTGGCAGAGGGTACGAATGCAGGAGACTTCCAAGGAGATACCTGCGGGATCCCTTCCCCGATCGCTTGATGTTATAATTCGCCATGAGATTGTTGAGAAGGCCAGGGCTGGTGACAC GGTCATATTTACCGGCACAGTGGTTGTGATACCAGACATATTGGCTTTGTCTGCTCCTGGAGAGAGATCCGAAGTTTCTCGCCAAGCGTCCCAGCGCAGTAATGGTGCGACTGGGCAGGAAGGAGTCAGGGGTCTTCGAGCATTGGGAGTGAGAGACCTCTCCTATCGCCTTGCCTTTATTGCTAATTCCGTTCAG ATCTCTGATGGTAGGCAGGATACTAACATCCGGAATAGAAAGAAGGATGCTGAAGATGATGACAACCAGCAGTTTACT GCAGAAGAGCAAGATGAAGTTCAAAGAATGAGGAATACTCCTGATTTCTTCAATAAGATTGTTGATAGCATTGCCCCAACTGTATTTGGTCATCAAGATATCAAGCGAGCAATCCTGCTTATGCTTCTGGGCGGTGTCCACAAGTGTACTCATGAAGGTATCAACCTGAGAGGAGATATCAATGTTTGTATAGTTGGGGACCCCAGTTGTGCAAAATCTCAGTTCCTCAA GTATGCTGCTGGAATAGTTCCAAGATCTGTTTACACATCAGGGAAATCATCCTCTGCTGCTGGTTTAACTGCAACTGTGGCCAAAGAACCAGAAACGGGAGAATTTTGTATTGAG GCTGGCGCATTAATGCTCGCTGACAATGGCATTTGTTGTATTGATGAATTTGACAAGATGGATGTTCGGGATCAG GTTGCAATTCATGAGGCAATGGAACAGCAGACaataagcattacaaaagcagGAATACAGGCAACACTGAATGCTCGGACATCAATTCTTGCTGCTGCAAATCCCACAGGGGGCCGTTATGATAAATCTAAACCTCTAAAG TATAATGTGGCTCTTCCTCCTCCTATTTTGTCAAGGTTTGATCTGGTGTATGTCATGATTGATGACCCAGATGATCAAACTGATTACCACATAGCCCACCATATTGTAAGAGTACATCAAAAGCGGGAAGAGGCGCTCAATCCTACATTCACTACTGCACAGCTGAAGCGGTATATTACATATGCCAAAACTCTGAAACCAAAG TTAAATTCAGATGCTAGAAAGCTGTTGGTGGACTCTTATGTAGCTCTCAGAAGAGGTGATACTGCTCCTGGTAGTAGAGTTGCTTATCGCATGACAGTTAGGCAACTAGAGGCACTGATCAGACTGTCAGAGGCCATCGCTCGAAGTTATTTAGAGCTTCAG GTTAAACCACATCATGTCCGTTTAGCAGTGAGATTACTGAAAACCTCAATAATTAG TGTGGAGTCTAGTGAGATTGATTTATCAGAGTTTGAAGACTCTCGTGACAATGTTGAGGGCAATGACAATGGAAATAATGGTACTTATCACGGTGATGATGATGGAAATAATGGTACTGATCACGGTGATAATGATGGAAATAATGGTACTGGTCCAGGTGGTGATCAGACAACCAATGGCAGAGCTTCCGTGAATGGTG GTGGGGCAGGTTCCGCAACCCAACCAGGAAAGAAGCTTATAATTAGTGATGAATATTTTCAGAGGGTTACCCAGGCCCTCATCATGCGTCTGAGACAGCATGAAGAAGATATTAGACAAAGTG GGACAGGGCTGGCTGGAATGAGGCAGAGGGACTTGATTCAGTGGTATGTGAGTCAGCAGaatgagaaaaataattaTGATTTTGTGGAGGAAGCAGCCGCTGAAATTTCTAAAATAAAAGCTATCATAGAG AGCTTAATAAGAAGAGAAGGGCATCTGATAGTCCTAGATGATGAGAGGCCAGCAGCAGAAGGTGAAGGACCACCACAGCCACCATTATCCAGAAATGACAGAATACTGGCTGTGGCTCCTAATTATGTCATCGATTGA
- the LOC126786129 gene encoding DNA replication licensing factor MCM6 isoform X1, with protein sequence MEAFGGFLVDEKAVRVENIFLDFLRSFRLGGEGEVYYEAEIEAMINNESSTMFIDFSHVMAFNNLLQKAISDEFLRFEAYLKNACKRFVMERRSNAMPDDVNKDINVAFCNLPASKRLRELTTAEIGKLVSVKGVVTRTSEVRPELLQGTFKCLDCGGVIKNVEQQNKYTEPTICVNATCQNRARWALLRQESKFADWQRVRMQETSKEIPAGSLPRSLDVIIRHEIVEKARAGDTVIFTGTVVVIPDILALSAPGERSEVSRQASQRSNGATGQEGVRGLRALGVRDLSYRLAFIANSVQISDGRQDTNIRNRKKDAEDDDNQQFTAEEQDEVQRMRNTPDFFNKIVDSIAPTVFGHQDIKRAILLMLLGGVHKCTHEGINLRGDINVCIVGDPSCAKSQFLKYAAGIVPRSVYTSGKSSSAAGLTATVAKEPETGEFCIEAGALMLADNGICCIDEFDKMDVRDQVAIHEAMEQQTISITKAGIQATLNARTSILAAANPTGGRYDKSKPLKYNVALPPPILSRFDLVYVMIDDPDDQTDYHIAHHIVRVHQKREEALNPTFTTAQLKRYITYAKTLKPKLNSDARKLLVDSYVALRRGDTAPGSRVAYRMTVRQLEALIRLSEAIARSYLELQVKPHHVRLAVRLLKTSIISVESSEIDLSEFEDSRDNVEGNDNGNNGTYHGDDDGNNGTDHGDNDGNNGTGPGGDQTTNGRASVNGEGGAGSATQPGKKLIISDEYFQRVTQALIMRLRQHEEDIRQSGTGLAGMRQRDLIQWYVSQQNEKNNYDFVEEAAAEISKIKAIIESLIRREGHLIVLDDERPAAEGEGPPQPPLSRNDRILAVAPNYVID encoded by the exons aTGGAAGCCTTCGGCGGATTCTTGGTGGACGAGAAGGCGGTTCGGGTCGAGAACATCTTCCTCGACTTCCTCCGCAGCTTCCGCCTCGGCGGCGAAGGCGAGGTCTACTATGAGGCCGAGATCGAAGCCATGATCAACAACGAGTCCTCCACCATGTTCATCGACTTCTCTCACGTCATGGCCTTCAACAACCTCCTCCAGAAGGCCATTTCCGACGAGTTCTTGAG GTTCGAGGCGTATTTGAAGAACGCGTGCAAGAGATTCGTGATGGAGCGGCGGTCTAATGCGATGCCGGATGACGTCAACAAGGACATCAATGTGGCCTTCTGCAATCTTCCGGCGTCGAAGAG GTTGAGGGAATTGACGACGGCGGAGATAGGGAAGCTGGTGTCGGTGAAAGGAGTGGTGACGAGGACGAGTGAGGTGCGGCCGGAGCTTCTGCAGGGGACTTTTAAGTGCTTGGATTGTGGAGGTGTTATTAAGAATGTTGAACAGCAGAATAAGTACACTGAG CCGACTATTTGTGTCAATGCCACTTGCCAAAATAGAGCAAGGTGGGCATTGCTTCGGCAAGAGAGCAAATTTGCGGATTGGCAGAGGGTACGAATGCAGGAGACTTCCAAGGAGATACCTGCGGGATCCCTTCCCCGATCGCTTGATGTTATAATTCGCCATGAGATTGTTGAGAAGGCCAGGGCTGGTGACAC GGTCATATTTACCGGCACAGTGGTTGTGATACCAGACATATTGGCTTTGTCTGCTCCTGGAGAGAGATCCGAAGTTTCTCGCCAAGCGTCCCAGCGCAGTAATGGTGCGACTGGGCAGGAAGGAGTCAGGGGTCTTCGAGCATTGGGAGTGAGAGACCTCTCCTATCGCCTTGCCTTTATTGCTAATTCCGTTCAG ATCTCTGATGGTAGGCAGGATACTAACATCCGGAATAGAAAGAAGGATGCTGAAGATGATGACAACCAGCAGTTTACT GCAGAAGAGCAAGATGAAGTTCAAAGAATGAGGAATACTCCTGATTTCTTCAATAAGATTGTTGATAGCATTGCCCCAACTGTATTTGGTCATCAAGATATCAAGCGAGCAATCCTGCTTATGCTTCTGGGCGGTGTCCACAAGTGTACTCATGAAGGTATCAACCTGAGAGGAGATATCAATGTTTGTATAGTTGGGGACCCCAGTTGTGCAAAATCTCAGTTCCTCAA GTATGCTGCTGGAATAGTTCCAAGATCTGTTTACACATCAGGGAAATCATCCTCTGCTGCTGGTTTAACTGCAACTGTGGCCAAAGAACCAGAAACGGGAGAATTTTGTATTGAG GCTGGCGCATTAATGCTCGCTGACAATGGCATTTGTTGTATTGATGAATTTGACAAGATGGATGTTCGGGATCAG GTTGCAATTCATGAGGCAATGGAACAGCAGACaataagcattacaaaagcagGAATACAGGCAACACTGAATGCTCGGACATCAATTCTTGCTGCTGCAAATCCCACAGGGGGCCGTTATGATAAATCTAAACCTCTAAAG TATAATGTGGCTCTTCCTCCTCCTATTTTGTCAAGGTTTGATCTGGTGTATGTCATGATTGATGACCCAGATGATCAAACTGATTACCACATAGCCCACCATATTGTAAGAGTACATCAAAAGCGGGAAGAGGCGCTCAATCCTACATTCACTACTGCACAGCTGAAGCGGTATATTACATATGCCAAAACTCTGAAACCAAAG TTAAATTCAGATGCTAGAAAGCTGTTGGTGGACTCTTATGTAGCTCTCAGAAGAGGTGATACTGCTCCTGGTAGTAGAGTTGCTTATCGCATGACAGTTAGGCAACTAGAGGCACTGATCAGACTGTCAGAGGCCATCGCTCGAAGTTATTTAGAGCTTCAG GTTAAACCACATCATGTCCGTTTAGCAGTGAGATTACTGAAAACCTCAATAATTAG TGTGGAGTCTAGTGAGATTGATTTATCAGAGTTTGAAGACTCTCGTGACAATGTTGAGGGCAATGACAATGGAAATAATGGTACTTATCACGGTGATGATGATGGAAATAATGGTACTGATCACGGTGATAATGATGGAAATAATGGTACTGGTCCAGGTGGTGATCAGACAACCAATGGCAGAGCTTCCGTGAATGGTG AAGGTGGGGCAGGTTCCGCAACCCAACCAGGAAAGAAGCTTATAATTAGTGATGAATATTTTCAGAGGGTTACCCAGGCCCTCATCATGCGTCTGAGACAGCATGAAGAAGATATTAGACAAAGTG GGACAGGGCTGGCTGGAATGAGGCAGAGGGACTTGATTCAGTGGTATGTGAGTCAGCAGaatgagaaaaataattaTGATTTTGTGGAGGAAGCAGCCGCTGAAATTTCTAAAATAAAAGCTATCATAGAG AGCTTAATAAGAAGAGAAGGGCATCTGATAGTCCTAGATGATGAGAGGCCAGCAGCAGAAGGTGAAGGACCACCACAGCCACCATTATCCAGAAATGACAGAATACTGGCTGTGGCTCCTAATTATGTCATCGATTGA